One stretch of Paracoccaceae bacterium Fryx2 DNA includes these proteins:
- a CDS encoding head decoration protein, with protein MTVLTQPPSLGDILKYELNPNYTRETVILLAGTTYPVGAVLGRITASGKYKLATSGGTDGAQTAAAMLLYPVDASGADGTGLIIARGPAIVSKAALVFDATVDDAAKTATKHGQLAALGIIPRDTA; from the coding sequence ATGACCGTCCTGACCCAACCGCCCAGCCTGGGCGATATCCTCAAATATGAGCTGAACCCAAATTATACCCGAGAAACTGTCATTCTGTTGGCAGGAACCACCTATCCCGTGGGTGCTGTGCTGGGCCGCATCACCGCCAGCGGTAAATATAAGCTGGCCACCTCCGGCGGTACGGATGGCGCGCAGACAGCTGCCGCCATGCTGCTCTACCCGGTCGATGCCTCTGGCGCAGATGGCACCGGCCTTATCATCGCGCGCGGCCCCGCCATCGTCTCCAAAGCCGCCCTCGTCTTTGACGCCACCGTCGATGATGCCGCCAAAACCGCGACCAAGCACGGCCAGCTCGCAGCCCTTGGCATCATTCCGCGCGATACCGCTTAA
- a CDS encoding S49 family peptidase — MLHARIAARAFNTPLLVEPSKAMAFLSGLGPRILGRQVDIGDENGGLEGLVVPPARASILAGGMLDDYRQQGEAPYAVVDGIAVIEVSGVLIHRGAWIGQSSGQTSYEGIAAQIEAAASDPSVRGLALEIDSFGGEVAGVFDLADRIRAIRAIKPIWAFVAEHAFSAGYALASQADRILLPRTGAVGSIGVVVMHADLSGQLDQDGVRVTLIHAGSHKVDANPYTPLPADIQDDIQREIEVLRFLFAETVAAGRGAQLSPEAALATEAASFRGTEAVAAGLADEVIDLARGFASFRQSLSPIRASVSSRVATTAQIQSRKDPLMRNDTLPQTEPVPDEAQDSQTQSDIAANGGTDPEVPPTTALVSQSLAAPPAASNSPKADPASALQTSLRAELSAQLRLEAAEITEIAAQAGRLGVTIDAAKALREGTTPAALRRSVLEHAAAAADARDVVAITPAPAVSSNSESPIVAAAKRAAASGAKR; from the coding sequence ATGCTGCATGCCCGCATTGCCGCGCGCGCCTTCAACACGCCGCTGCTGGTTGAGCCCTCCAAAGCCATGGCGTTTCTTTCCGGCCTTGGACCACGCATCCTTGGGCGGCAGGTCGATATTGGTGACGAAAACGGCGGTCTGGAAGGCCTCGTCGTTCCGCCAGCGCGCGCCAGCATTCTAGCAGGTGGGATGCTGGACGATTACCGCCAGCAGGGTGAGGCCCCCTACGCGGTGGTGGATGGCATTGCTGTGATCGAGGTCTCCGGCGTGCTGATCCATCGTGGGGCTTGGATCGGACAGTCCTCGGGCCAGACCAGCTATGAAGGGATAGCAGCACAGATCGAGGCGGCTGCAAGCGACCCGTCCGTGCGCGGCCTCGCATTGGAAATTGACAGTTTTGGTGGCGAAGTTGCGGGTGTTTTTGACCTTGCAGATCGTATTCGTGCAATTCGCGCCATCAAACCCATCTGGGCTTTTGTGGCAGAACACGCCTTCTCGGCCGGTTATGCGCTGGCAAGTCAGGCGGACCGCATTCTGCTGCCGCGCACCGGGGCGGTGGGCAGCATCGGGGTCGTGGTGATGCACGCCGATCTCAGCGGTCAGCTTGATCAAGACGGGGTGCGCGTCACGCTGATCCACGCAGGATCGCACAAGGTTGATGCCAATCCCTACACACCCCTGCCCGCTGATATCCAAGACGACATTCAGCGCGAAATCGAGGTGCTGCGGTTTCTCTTTGCGGAAACGGTGGCAGCGGGGCGCGGCGCGCAGCTTAGCCCAGAAGCCGCACTCGCCACCGAGGCCGCCAGCTTTCGCGGGACCGAGGCTGTGGCGGCGGGTCTTGCCGACGAAGTCATCGATCTTGCGCGTGGGTTTGCCAGTTTTCGACAAAGCTTGTCTCCGATCCGCGCATCCGTCTCATCCCGCGTGGCCACCACGGCCCAAATTCAATCCCGAAAGGATCCTCTCATGCGCAACGACACCTTGCCACAGACCGAACCCGTCCCCGATGAAGCTCAAGACAGCCAAACGCAGAGTGATATTGCCGCAAATGGCGGCACAGATCCCGAAGTGCCACCCACTACAGCCCTTGTTTCCCAATCGCTCGCAGCCCCTCCCGCAGCATCAAACTCACCAAAAGCTGACCCGGCCTCCGCACTCCAGACATCCCTGCGGGCCGAACTTTCCGCCCAGCTTCGCCTTGAAGCGGCAGAGATCACCGAGATCGCAGCGCAAGCGGGACGGCTTGGCGTTACTATCGATGCAGCAAAAGCCCTGAGGGAGGGCACCACGCCTGCGGCGCTGCGCCGTTCAGTGTTGGAGCACGCGGCGGCCGCAGCCGATGCGCGGGATGTGGTGGCAATCACCCCCGCCCCGGCAGTTTCTTCGAACAGTGAAAGCCCTATTGTTGCCGCAGCCAAACGCGCCGCTGCCTCCGGCGCAAAACGCTAA